A region from the Drosophila ananassae strain 14024-0371.13 chromosome 2L, ASM1763931v2, whole genome shotgun sequence genome encodes:
- the LOC6499241 gene encoding harpin HrpN codes for MRAFIVLCLVAVACADKLGYNYQPVAHSSSGLSFAPGSGSGSGSISLGGLGGGSGSLGGLGGGSNFGSLDSGLGGGSLDLGSSGLGSGLGLGSSGLGSSGLGSSGLGSSGLGSAGISGPVNYDAPAATGELEKEFYTFSANEEDFDEPQALERVASSVNKGLRVVFIKGPENRGLENAALALAKQAAQQETAIYVLNKHTDIGDLANKLNAIRSNTNNKPEVHFVKYRTPEDAANAQRAIQSQYDQLGGSSQAINGGVANALNFASASQVRQPNARIPENSYLPSSVIRRLRFRR; via the coding sequence ATGCGCGCCTTCATCGTCCTGTGCCTCGTGGCCGTCGCCTGCGCCGACAAGCTCGGCTACAACTACCAACCCGTGGCCCACTCCAGCAGTGGACTGTCCTTTGCTCCTGGCAGTGGATCTGGTTCCGGCTCCATCTCCCTGGGAGGTCTTGGCGGTGGCAGCGGATCCTTGGGAGGACTCGGCGGCGGTAGCAACTTCGGCAGCCTAGACAGCGGCCTGGGTGGTGGTTCCCTGGATCTGGGATCATCTGGACTCGGCTCTGGACTTGGTCTTGGATCTTCCGGTCTTGGATCTTCTGGTCTTGGATCTTCCGGTCTTGGCTCCTCTGGTCTGGGCTCTGCTGGTATCAGCGGTCCTGTCAACTACGATGCCCCTGCTGCTACCGGTGAGCTCGAGAAGGAGTTCTACACCTTCAGCGCCAACGAGGAGGACTTCGATGAGCCCCAGGCTTTGGAGCGCGTTGCCAGCTCCGTGAACAAGGGTCTGCGCGTCGTCTTTATCAAGGGACCCGAGAACCGTGGCCTGGAGAACGCCGCTCTGGCTCTTGCTAAGCAGGCTGCCCAGCAGGAGACCGCCATCTATGTCCTCAACAAGCACACCGACATTGGCGATCTGGCCAACAAGCTGAACGCTATccgcagcaacaccaacaacaagccCGAGGTTCACTTCGTCAAGTACCGCACCCCCGAGGATGCCGCCAACGCCCAGCGTGCCATCCAATCGCAATACGACCAGCTGGGAGGATCCTCTCAGGCTATCAACGGAGGTGTTGCCAACGCCCTGAACTTCGCTTCCGCCTCTCAGGTGCGTCAGCCCAACGCCCGTATCCCGGAGAACTCCTACCTGCCCTCCTCCGTAATCCGTCGTCTGCGTTTCCGTCGCTAA
- the LOC6499240 gene encoding uncharacterized protein LOC6499240, with protein sequence MRQFSAVLAVLCLAALASADKLGYNYQPVAHSASGLSFQPSGAGSSDAPTFAAAPSGSIAEPISDFAGPVGEQSVAAPNYAAPQAELQKEFFTYTADEGDFYDPAASDQVSSALNKALRVVFIKGPENRGLEDAALALAKQAAQQETAIYVLNKQADIGDLANKLNAIRNNNNNKPEVHFVKYRTPEDAANAQRAIQSQYDQLGGSSQSHDGGVASALNFASQSAPAAASVPAATAPISSYVPPATPGSSYLPANILRRLRF encoded by the coding sequence ATGCGTCAATTCTCCGCAGTCCTTGCAGTCCTTTGTCTGGCGGCTCTCGCCTCGGCAGATAAGTTGGGCTACAACTACCAGCCAGTGGCCCACTCCGCCTCCGGATTGAGTTTCCAGCCCTCTGGAGCGGGAAGCAGCGATGCCCCCACTTTTGCCGCTGCGCCTAGCGGATCTATTGCTGAGCCCATTTCGGATTTCGCTGGTCCTGTTGGAGAACAATCTGTCGCTGCCCCTAACTACGCTGCTCCCCAGGCAGAACTCCAGAAGGAGTTCTTCACCTACACCGCCGACGAAGGTGACTTTTACGATCCCGCTGCCTCCGACCAAGTCTCCTCCGCCCTGAACAAGGCCCTGCGCGTCGTCTTCATCAAGGGACCCGAGAACCGTGGCCTGGAGGACGctgctctggctctggccaaACAGGCTGCCCAGCAGGAGACCGCCATCTATGTCCTTAACAAGCAGGCCGACATCGGAGATCTGGCCAACAAGTTGAACGCCatccgcaacaacaacaacaacaagcccGAGGTTCACTTTGTCAAGTACCGCACCCCCGAGGATGCTGCCAACGCCCAGCGTGCCATCCAGTCGCAGTACGACCAGCTGGGAGGATCCTCCCAGTCCCATGACGGTGGAGTGGCCTCCGCCCTGAACTTCGCCTCGCAATCCGCTCCAGCTGCCGCCTCTGTGCCCGCGGCCACCGCTCCCATCTCCTCCTACGTCCCGCCAGCGACACCTGGAAGCAGTTACCTGCCCGCCAACATTCTGCGACGCCTGAGATTTTAG